One genomic segment of Mangifera indica cultivar Alphonso chromosome 6, CATAS_Mindica_2.1, whole genome shotgun sequence includes these proteins:
- the LOC123219406 gene encoding uncharacterized protein LOC123219406 isoform X3: MASLAFTSFMIHPLPFPPLNTKTKTNNSCFCFPVCRFVSSSEKFNFFSLSPLPKPTHATASSSDQHSQQHEEEEDNDNNDENFEVLTAIRSKFNDIVIVDTSTSRMLLLDHTNNVHSILNKGLQKWTDCYWDEFASLPAIVPKGPIAIYGLGGGTAAHLLLDLWPSLQLEGWEIDEILIDKARDYFGLLDLEKPTEAGGVLHVCIGDVFSPSETVAGRYAGEIYFKIGIIIDLFSEGKVLEQLQEPATWLKLKERLMPNGRFMINCGGIVGEASDTSPPKSVHDRWMQNSTIKALSEAFPGECIILTGTSMYKVVFNLVLAVSFELHGMLSCSMPCIL; encoded by the exons ATGGCTTCATTGGCTTTCACAAGTTTCATGATTCATCCACTACCATTTCCACCACTCAACACAAAAACTAAGACTAACAACAGCTGCTTCTGCTTCCCTGTTTGTAGATTTGTTTCATCTTCAGagaagttcaattttttttcactttcaccCCTGCCAAAACCCACCCATGCCACTGCTTCTTCAAGTGACCAACACAGCCAACAACACGAGGAGGAAGAAGATAATGACAACAACGATGAAAACTTTGAGGTGCTTACAGCCATTAGAAGCAAGTTCAATGACATTGTAATTGTAGACACTTCCACTTCCAGAATGTTGCTTCTTGATCATACTA aTAATGTTCATAGCATTCTCAACAAGGGTCTTCAGAAATGGACTGATTGTTACTGG gATGAGTTTGCTAGCTTGCCAGCCATTGTTCCAAAGGGTCCTATTGCAATCTATGGCTTG GGGGGTGGAACAGCTGCACATCTGTTGCTTGACTTATGGCCTTCTTTGCAGCTTGAAGGATGGGAGATTGATGAAATT TTGATTGATAAAGCAAGAGATTATTTTGGGTTATTGGATCTGGAGAAGCCTACTGAAGCTGGTGGTGTACTTCATGTTTGTATCGGTGATGTGTTTTCTCCCTCTGAAACTGTTGCTGGAAGATATGCTGGTGAGATTTACTTTAAAATTG GCATTATCATAGACTTGTTTTCAGAAGGAAAGGTCCTGGAACAGTTACAAGAG CCTGCAACTTGGttgaaattgaaagaaagattAATGCCCAACGGGCGTTTCATGATCAACTGCGGTGGCATTGTTGGCGAAGCATCTGATACAAGCCCACCCAAGTCAGTACATGACAGATGGATGCAGAATTCTACTATCAAGGCACTGTCAGAAGCATTTCCCGGTGAA TGCATTATCTTGACGGGAACGTCAATGTATAAAGTCGTTTTCAATCTGGTCCTTGCTGTCAGCTTTGAACTCCATGGAATGTTATCTTGCTCCATGCCATGCATCCTATGA
- the LOC123219406 gene encoding uncharacterized protein LOC123219406 isoform X1, with amino-acid sequence MASLAFTSFMIHPLPFPPLNTKTKTNNSCFCFPVCRFVSSSEKFNFFSLSPLPKPTHATASSSDQHSQQHEEEEDNDNNDENFEVLTAIRSKFNDIVIVDTSTSRMLLLDHTNNVHSILNKGLQKWTDCYWDEFASLPAIVPKGPIAIYGLGGGTAAHLLLDLWPSLQLEGWEIDEILIDKARDYFGLLDLEKPTEAGGVLHVCIGDVFSPSETVAGRYAGEIYFKIGIIIDLFSEGKVLEQLQEPATWLKLKERLMPNGRFMINCGGIVGEASDTSPPKSVHDRWMQNSTIKALSEAFPGELCWKRMPKRNGENFLALTGPLPDLSLWSDNVPSPLSENVKQWKPCSSSP; translated from the exons ATGGCTTCATTGGCTTTCACAAGTTTCATGATTCATCCACTACCATTTCCACCACTCAACACAAAAACTAAGACTAACAACAGCTGCTTCTGCTTCCCTGTTTGTAGATTTGTTTCATCTTCAGagaagttcaattttttttcactttcaccCCTGCCAAAACCCACCCATGCCACTGCTTCTTCAAGTGACCAACACAGCCAACAACACGAGGAGGAAGAAGATAATGACAACAACGATGAAAACTTTGAGGTGCTTACAGCCATTAGAAGCAAGTTCAATGACATTGTAATTGTAGACACTTCCACTTCCAGAATGTTGCTTCTTGATCATACTA aTAATGTTCATAGCATTCTCAACAAGGGTCTTCAGAAATGGACTGATTGTTACTGG gATGAGTTTGCTAGCTTGCCAGCCATTGTTCCAAAGGGTCCTATTGCAATCTATGGCTTG GGGGGTGGAACAGCTGCACATCTGTTGCTTGACTTATGGCCTTCTTTGCAGCTTGAAGGATGGGAGATTGATGAAATT TTGATTGATAAAGCAAGAGATTATTTTGGGTTATTGGATCTGGAGAAGCCTACTGAAGCTGGTGGTGTACTTCATGTTTGTATCGGTGATGTGTTTTCTCCCTCTGAAACTGTTGCTGGAAGATATGCTGGTGAGATTTACTTTAAAATTG GCATTATCATAGACTTGTTTTCAGAAGGAAAGGTCCTGGAACAGTTACAAGAG CCTGCAACTTGGttgaaattgaaagaaagattAATGCCCAACGGGCGTTTCATGATCAACTGCGGTGGCATTGTTGGCGAAGCATCTGATACAAGCCCACCCAAGTCAGTACATGACAGATGGATGCAGAATTCTACTATCAAGGCACTGTCAGAAGCATTTCCCGGTGAA TTATGCTGGAAGAGAATGCCAAAAAGAAATGGTGAGAACTTTCTTGCATTGACAGGACCTTTACCTGATTTGAGTTTGTGGTCTGATAATGTGCCAAGTCCTTTGAGTGAAAATGTGAAACAATGGAAGCCTTGTTCATCTTCTCCATGA
- the LOC123219406 gene encoding uncharacterized protein LOC123219406 isoform X2 gives MASLAFTSFMIHPLPFPPLNTKTKTNNSCFCFPVCRFVSSSEKFNFFSLSPLPKPTHATASSSDQHSQQHEEEEDNDNNDENFEVLTAIRSKFNDIVIVDTSTSRMLLLDHTNNVHSILNKGLQKWTDCYWDEFASLPAIVPKGPIAIYGLGGGTAAHLLLDLWPSLQLEGWEIDEILIDKARDYFGLLDLEKPTEAGGVLHVCIGDVFSPSETVAGRYAGIIIDLFSEGKVLEQLQEPATWLKLKERLMPNGRFMINCGGIVGEASDTSPPKSVHDRWMQNSTIKALSEAFPGELCWKRMPKRNGENFLALTGPLPDLSLWSDNVPSPLSENVKQWKPCSSSP, from the exons ATGGCTTCATTGGCTTTCACAAGTTTCATGATTCATCCACTACCATTTCCACCACTCAACACAAAAACTAAGACTAACAACAGCTGCTTCTGCTTCCCTGTTTGTAGATTTGTTTCATCTTCAGagaagttcaattttttttcactttcaccCCTGCCAAAACCCACCCATGCCACTGCTTCTTCAAGTGACCAACACAGCCAACAACACGAGGAGGAAGAAGATAATGACAACAACGATGAAAACTTTGAGGTGCTTACAGCCATTAGAAGCAAGTTCAATGACATTGTAATTGTAGACACTTCCACTTCCAGAATGTTGCTTCTTGATCATACTA aTAATGTTCATAGCATTCTCAACAAGGGTCTTCAGAAATGGACTGATTGTTACTGG gATGAGTTTGCTAGCTTGCCAGCCATTGTTCCAAAGGGTCCTATTGCAATCTATGGCTTG GGGGGTGGAACAGCTGCACATCTGTTGCTTGACTTATGGCCTTCTTTGCAGCTTGAAGGATGGGAGATTGATGAAATT TTGATTGATAAAGCAAGAGATTATTTTGGGTTATTGGATCTGGAGAAGCCTACTGAAGCTGGTGGTGTACTTCATGTTTGTATCGGTGATGTGTTTTCTCCCTCTGAAACTGTTGCTGGAAGATATGCTG GCATTATCATAGACTTGTTTTCAGAAGGAAAGGTCCTGGAACAGTTACAAGAG CCTGCAACTTGGttgaaattgaaagaaagattAATGCCCAACGGGCGTTTCATGATCAACTGCGGTGGCATTGTTGGCGAAGCATCTGATACAAGCCCACCCAAGTCAGTACATGACAGATGGATGCAGAATTCTACTATCAAGGCACTGTCAGAAGCATTTCCCGGTGAA TTATGCTGGAAGAGAATGCCAAAAAGAAATGGTGAGAACTTTCTTGCATTGACAGGACCTTTACCTGATTTGAGTTTGTGGTCTGATAATGTGCCAAGTCCTTTGAGTGAAAATGTGAAACAATGGAAGCCTTGTTCATCTTCTCCATGA
- the LOC123219406 gene encoding uncharacterized protein LOC123219406 isoform X4 → MASLAFTSFMIHPLPFPPLNTKTKTNNSCFCFPVCRFVSSSEKFNFFSLSPLPKPTHATASSSDQHSQQHEEEEDNDNNDENFEVLTAIRSKFNDIVIVDTSTSRMLLLDHTNNVHSILNKGLQKWTDCYWDEFASLPAIVPKGPIAIYGLGGGTAAHLLLDLWPSLQLEGWEIDEILIDKARDYFGLLDLEKPTEAGGVLHVCIGDVFSPSETVAGRYAGEIYFKIGIIIDLFSEGKVLEQLQEPATWLKLKERLMPNGRFMINCGGIVGEASDTSPPKSVHDRWMQNSTIKALSEAFPVMLEENAKKKW, encoded by the exons ATGGCTTCATTGGCTTTCACAAGTTTCATGATTCATCCACTACCATTTCCACCACTCAACACAAAAACTAAGACTAACAACAGCTGCTTCTGCTTCCCTGTTTGTAGATTTGTTTCATCTTCAGagaagttcaattttttttcactttcaccCCTGCCAAAACCCACCCATGCCACTGCTTCTTCAAGTGACCAACACAGCCAACAACACGAGGAGGAAGAAGATAATGACAACAACGATGAAAACTTTGAGGTGCTTACAGCCATTAGAAGCAAGTTCAATGACATTGTAATTGTAGACACTTCCACTTCCAGAATGTTGCTTCTTGATCATACTA aTAATGTTCATAGCATTCTCAACAAGGGTCTTCAGAAATGGACTGATTGTTACTGG gATGAGTTTGCTAGCTTGCCAGCCATTGTTCCAAAGGGTCCTATTGCAATCTATGGCTTG GGGGGTGGAACAGCTGCACATCTGTTGCTTGACTTATGGCCTTCTTTGCAGCTTGAAGGATGGGAGATTGATGAAATT TTGATTGATAAAGCAAGAGATTATTTTGGGTTATTGGATCTGGAGAAGCCTACTGAAGCTGGTGGTGTACTTCATGTTTGTATCGGTGATGTGTTTTCTCCCTCTGAAACTGTTGCTGGAAGATATGCTGGTGAGATTTACTTTAAAATTG GCATTATCATAGACTTGTTTTCAGAAGGAAAGGTCCTGGAACAGTTACAAGAG CCTGCAACTTGGttgaaattgaaagaaagattAATGCCCAACGGGCGTTTCATGATCAACTGCGGTGGCATTGTTGGCGAAGCATCTGATACAAGCCCACCCAAGTCAGTACATGACAGATGGATGCAGAATTCTACTATCAAGGCACTGTCAGAAGCATTTCCCG TTATGCTGGAAGAGAATGCCAAAAAGAAATGGTGA
- the LOC123219406 gene encoding uncharacterized protein LOC123219406 isoform X5, with translation MASLAFTSFMIHPLPFPPLNTKTKTNNSCFCFPVCRFVSSSEKFNFFSLSPLPKPTHATASSSDQHSQQHEEEEDNDNNDENFEVLTAIRSKFNDIVIVDTSTSRMLLLDHTNNVHSILNKGLQKWTDCYWDEFASLPAIVPKGPIAIYGLGGGTAAHLLLDLWPSLQLEGWEIDEILIDKARDYFGLLDLEKPTEAGGVLHVCIGDVFSPSETVAGRYAGEIYFKIGIIIDLFSEGKVLEQLQEPATWLKLKERLMPNGRFMINCGGIVGEASDTSPPKSVHDRWMQNSTIKALSEAFPGETEGS, from the exons ATGGCTTCATTGGCTTTCACAAGTTTCATGATTCATCCACTACCATTTCCACCACTCAACACAAAAACTAAGACTAACAACAGCTGCTTCTGCTTCCCTGTTTGTAGATTTGTTTCATCTTCAGagaagttcaattttttttcactttcaccCCTGCCAAAACCCACCCATGCCACTGCTTCTTCAAGTGACCAACACAGCCAACAACACGAGGAGGAAGAAGATAATGACAACAACGATGAAAACTTTGAGGTGCTTACAGCCATTAGAAGCAAGTTCAATGACATTGTAATTGTAGACACTTCCACTTCCAGAATGTTGCTTCTTGATCATACTA aTAATGTTCATAGCATTCTCAACAAGGGTCTTCAGAAATGGACTGATTGTTACTGG gATGAGTTTGCTAGCTTGCCAGCCATTGTTCCAAAGGGTCCTATTGCAATCTATGGCTTG GGGGGTGGAACAGCTGCACATCTGTTGCTTGACTTATGGCCTTCTTTGCAGCTTGAAGGATGGGAGATTGATGAAATT TTGATTGATAAAGCAAGAGATTATTTTGGGTTATTGGATCTGGAGAAGCCTACTGAAGCTGGTGGTGTACTTCATGTTTGTATCGGTGATGTGTTTTCTCCCTCTGAAACTGTTGCTGGAAGATATGCTGGTGAGATTTACTTTAAAATTG GCATTATCATAGACTTGTTTTCAGAAGGAAAGGTCCTGGAACAGTTACAAGAG CCTGCAACTTGGttgaaattgaaagaaagattAATGCCCAACGGGCGTTTCATGATCAACTGCGGTGGCATTGTTGGCGAAGCATCTGATACAAGCCCACCCAAGTCAGTACATGACAGATGGATGCAGAATTCTACTATCAAGGCACTGTCAGAAGCATTTCCCGGTGAA ACTGAAGGAAGCTGA
- the LOC123219406 gene encoding uncharacterized protein LOC123219406 isoform X6 → MASLAFTSFMIHPLPFPPLNTKTKTNNSCFCFPVCRFVSSSEKFNFFSLSPLPKPTHATASSSDQHSQQHEEEEDNDNNDENFEVLTAIRSKFNDIVIVDTSTSRMLLLDHTNNVHSILNKGLQKWTDCYWDEFASLPAIVPKGPIAIYGLGGGTAAHLLLDLWPSLQLEGWEIDEILIDKARDYFGLLDLEKPTEAGGVLHVCIGDVFSPSETVAGRYAGEIYFKIGIIIDLFSEGKVLEQLQEPATWLKLKERLMPNGRFMINCGGIVGEASDTSPPKSVHDRWMQNSTIKALSEAFPD, encoded by the exons ATGGCTTCATTGGCTTTCACAAGTTTCATGATTCATCCACTACCATTTCCACCACTCAACACAAAAACTAAGACTAACAACAGCTGCTTCTGCTTCCCTGTTTGTAGATTTGTTTCATCTTCAGagaagttcaattttttttcactttcaccCCTGCCAAAACCCACCCATGCCACTGCTTCTTCAAGTGACCAACACAGCCAACAACACGAGGAGGAAGAAGATAATGACAACAACGATGAAAACTTTGAGGTGCTTACAGCCATTAGAAGCAAGTTCAATGACATTGTAATTGTAGACACTTCCACTTCCAGAATGTTGCTTCTTGATCATACTA aTAATGTTCATAGCATTCTCAACAAGGGTCTTCAGAAATGGACTGATTGTTACTGG gATGAGTTTGCTAGCTTGCCAGCCATTGTTCCAAAGGGTCCTATTGCAATCTATGGCTTG GGGGGTGGAACAGCTGCACATCTGTTGCTTGACTTATGGCCTTCTTTGCAGCTTGAAGGATGGGAGATTGATGAAATT TTGATTGATAAAGCAAGAGATTATTTTGGGTTATTGGATCTGGAGAAGCCTACTGAAGCTGGTGGTGTACTTCATGTTTGTATCGGTGATGTGTTTTCTCCCTCTGAAACTGTTGCTGGAAGATATGCTGGTGAGATTTACTTTAAAATTG GCATTATCATAGACTTGTTTTCAGAAGGAAAGGTCCTGGAACAGTTACAAGAG CCTGCAACTTGGttgaaattgaaagaaagattAATGCCCAACGGGCGTTTCATGATCAACTGCGGTGGCATTGTTGGCGAAGCATCTGATACAAGCCCACCCAAGTCAGTACATGACAGATGGATGCAGAATTCTACTATCAAGGCACTGTCAGAAGCATTTCCCG ACTGA
- the LOC123219406 gene encoding uncharacterized protein LOC123219406 isoform X7: MASLAFTSFMIHPLPFPPLNTKTKTNNSCFCFPVCRFVSSSEKFNFFSLSPLPKPTHATASSSDQHSQQHEEEEDNDNNDENFEVLTAIRSKFNDIVIVDTSTSRMLLLDHTNNVHSILNKGLQKWTDCYWDEFASLPAIVPKGPIAIYGLGGGTAAHLLLDLWPSLQLEGWEIDEILIDKARDYFGLLDLEKPTEAGGVLHVCIGDVFSPSETVAGRYAGEIYFKIGIIIDLFSEGKVLEQLQEHLDLQDVFCFLTGFHSLQLG; the protein is encoded by the exons ATGGCTTCATTGGCTTTCACAAGTTTCATGATTCATCCACTACCATTTCCACCACTCAACACAAAAACTAAGACTAACAACAGCTGCTTCTGCTTCCCTGTTTGTAGATTTGTTTCATCTTCAGagaagttcaattttttttcactttcaccCCTGCCAAAACCCACCCATGCCACTGCTTCTTCAAGTGACCAACACAGCCAACAACACGAGGAGGAAGAAGATAATGACAACAACGATGAAAACTTTGAGGTGCTTACAGCCATTAGAAGCAAGTTCAATGACATTGTAATTGTAGACACTTCCACTTCCAGAATGTTGCTTCTTGATCATACTA aTAATGTTCATAGCATTCTCAACAAGGGTCTTCAGAAATGGACTGATTGTTACTGG gATGAGTTTGCTAGCTTGCCAGCCATTGTTCCAAAGGGTCCTATTGCAATCTATGGCTTG GGGGGTGGAACAGCTGCACATCTGTTGCTTGACTTATGGCCTTCTTTGCAGCTTGAAGGATGGGAGATTGATGAAATT TTGATTGATAAAGCAAGAGATTATTTTGGGTTATTGGATCTGGAGAAGCCTACTGAAGCTGGTGGTGTACTTCATGTTTGTATCGGTGATGTGTTTTCTCCCTCTGAAACTGTTGCTGGAAGATATGCTGGTGAGATTTACTTTAAAATTG GCATTATCATAGACTTGTTTTCAGAAGGAAAGGTCCTGGAACAGTTACAAGAG CATTTGGACTTACAAGATGTATTTTGCTTCCTGACTGGGTTTCACAGCCTGCAACTTGGttga
- the LOC123219406 gene encoding uncharacterized protein LOC123219406 isoform X8, with product MASLAFTSFMIHPLPFPPLNTKTKTNNSCFCFPVCRFVSSSEKFNFFSLSPLPKPTHATASSSDQHSQQHEEEEDNDNNDENFEVLTAIRSKFNDIVIVDTSTSRMLLLDHTNNVHSILNKGLQKWTDCYWDEFASLPAIVPKGPIAIYGLGGGTAAHLLLDLWPSLQLEGWEIDEILIDKARDYFGLLDLEKPTEAGGVLHVCIGDVFSPSETVAGRYAGIIIDLFSEGKVLEQLQEHLDLQDVFCFLTGFHSLQLG from the exons ATGGCTTCATTGGCTTTCACAAGTTTCATGATTCATCCACTACCATTTCCACCACTCAACACAAAAACTAAGACTAACAACAGCTGCTTCTGCTTCCCTGTTTGTAGATTTGTTTCATCTTCAGagaagttcaattttttttcactttcaccCCTGCCAAAACCCACCCATGCCACTGCTTCTTCAAGTGACCAACACAGCCAACAACACGAGGAGGAAGAAGATAATGACAACAACGATGAAAACTTTGAGGTGCTTACAGCCATTAGAAGCAAGTTCAATGACATTGTAATTGTAGACACTTCCACTTCCAGAATGTTGCTTCTTGATCATACTA aTAATGTTCATAGCATTCTCAACAAGGGTCTTCAGAAATGGACTGATTGTTACTGG gATGAGTTTGCTAGCTTGCCAGCCATTGTTCCAAAGGGTCCTATTGCAATCTATGGCTTG GGGGGTGGAACAGCTGCACATCTGTTGCTTGACTTATGGCCTTCTTTGCAGCTTGAAGGATGGGAGATTGATGAAATT TTGATTGATAAAGCAAGAGATTATTTTGGGTTATTGGATCTGGAGAAGCCTACTGAAGCTGGTGGTGTACTTCATGTTTGTATCGGTGATGTGTTTTCTCCCTCTGAAACTGTTGCTGGAAGATATGCTG GCATTATCATAGACTTGTTTTCAGAAGGAAAGGTCCTGGAACAGTTACAAGAG CATTTGGACTTACAAGATGTATTTTGCTTCCTGACTGGGTTTCACAGCCTGCAACTTGGttga